One segment of Trichlorobacter ammonificans DNA contains the following:
- the hemE gene encoding uroporphyrinogen decarboxylase, protein MNTRFLDACWGKPVDRTPVWLMRQAGRYLPEYMAVRSKCSFLELCKTPDLAAEVTIQPVDILGVDAAILFSDILTPVEPMGLKLDFVPGPVFENPVRTMADVERLRIPDPEADVPYVLEAIRILRRELAAKVPLIGFGGAPFTLACYMVEGKGSKDWATIKRMMYAAPDVYAALMEKVTMMDMEYLNAQIRAGAQAIQIFDTWGGVLSPTDYERYALPYTTKLINGLNRQNTPVIHFVKGAGTMLPTVQKAGSDVMGLDWHVNLGTARDQLGPKTAVQGNLDPTVLYASKEIIEREVKRVLDENAGRPGHIFNLGHGILPTVPPENAIHMVECVHRLSQR, encoded by the coding sequence ATGAACACCCGTTTTCTTGATGCCTGCTGGGGAAAGCCGGTTGACCGCACCCCGGTCTGGCTGATGCGCCAAGCTGGCCGTTACCTCCCCGAATACATGGCTGTCCGCTCCAAGTGCAGCTTCCTCGAGCTGTGCAAGACCCCGGACCTGGCTGCCGAGGTGACTATCCAGCCGGTGGACATCCTGGGGGTCGATGCCGCCATCCTCTTTTCCGACATCCTGACCCCGGTGGAGCCGATGGGGCTCAAGCTGGACTTCGTCCCCGGGCCGGTCTTCGAAAACCCGGTACGGACCATGGCCGATGTGGAACGGCTGCGCATTCCCGACCCCGAAGCCGACGTTCCCTACGTGCTGGAAGCCATCCGCATCCTGCGCCGCGAGCTGGCCGCCAAGGTGCCGTTGATCGGCTTCGGCGGGGCGCCGTTCACCCTGGCCTGCTACATGGTGGAAGGGAAGGGCTCCAAGGACTGGGCCACCATCAAGCGGATGATGTACGCCGCCCCCGACGTCTACGCCGCCCTGATGGAAAAAGTGACCATGATGGATATGGAGTACCTGAATGCCCAGATCCGGGCCGGCGCCCAGGCGATCCAGATTTTCGACACCTGGGGCGGCGTGCTCTCTCCCACCGACTACGAGCGCTACGCACTCCCCTACACCACCAAACTGATCAACGGCCTGAATCGTCAGAACACGCCGGTGATTCACTTCGTCAAAGGGGCCGGCACCATGCTGCCCACCGTGCAGAAGGCCGGTAGCGACGTCATGGGGCTGGACTGGCATGTCAACCTGGGCACCGCCCGGGACCAGCTGGGACCGAAAACGGCGGTGCAGGGAAACCTGGACCCCACGGTGCTCTATGCCTCCAAGGAGATCATCGAGCGAGAAGTCAAGCGGGTGCTGGACGAGAACGCCGGCCGCCCCGGCCACATCTTCAACCTGGGCCACGGCATCCTGCCCACGGTGCCGCCGGAAAACGCCATTCATATGGTGGAGTGCGTGCACCGGCTTTCCCAGAGGTAA
- a CDS encoding VOC family protein, translated as MSISMKNVVVFVTDLGRAKSFYADQLGLPLAGETQMLLEFFPATGTTLGIALALQDEARKLVGRHSGITLRVSGIEKLCERLKGSGVTFVEDLEVSPWGKMAVIADPDGNQFALVELPDALR; from the coding sequence ATGTCCATCAGCATGAAGAACGTCGTAGTGTTCGTCACCGACTTGGGACGGGCCAAGAGCTTTTACGCCGATCAGCTGGGGCTTCCCCTGGCCGGTGAAACCCAGATGCTGCTGGAGTTCTTTCCCGCTACCGGCACCACCCTGGGGATCGCCCTGGCGTTGCAGGACGAGGCCCGCAAGCTGGTGGGACGCCACTCCGGCATCACCCTGCGGGTCAGCGGCATCGAAAAACTCTGCGAACGTTTGAAGGGCAGCGGCGTGACCTTTGTCGAGGACCTGGAGGTCTCCCCCTGGGGTAAGATGGCCGTCATTGCCGATCCGGACGGGAACCAATTCGCCCTGGTGGAATTGCCCGATGCTCTGCGTTGA
- a CDS encoding WbuC family cupin fold metalloprotein — translation MLCVDGTLLDQLTDKARQSPRLRMNHNFHPADDAACHRLLNAVEPGSYIRPHRHLDREKDETFVLIRGALGVLTFTDDGSVAATTLLIAGTDTCIVTIPHGVWHTAVSLAPGTIFFEAKAGPYLPFTEQETASWAPTADAVEAPAYLRSFCASFSAS, via the coding sequence ATGCTCTGCGTTGACGGCACCCTGCTGGATCAGCTGACCGACAAGGCGCGGCAGTCGCCGCGGCTGCGGATGAACCACAACTTCCATCCCGCCGACGATGCCGCCTGCCATCGGCTGTTGAATGCCGTCGAGCCGGGCTCCTACATCCGCCCCCACCGCCACCTGGACCGGGAGAAGGACGAGACCTTCGTGCTGATCCGCGGCGCCCTCGGCGTCCTCACTTTTACCGACGACGGCAGCGTGGCCGCAACCACGCTGCTGATCGCCGGTACCGACACCTGTATCGTCACCATCCCCCACGGTGTCTGGCATACCGCGGTCAGCCTCGCACCGGGCACCATCTTCTTCGAAGCAAAAGCCGGCCCCTACCTCCCCTTTACCGAACAGGAAACGGCCTCCTGGGCGCCAACGGCCGATGCCGTCGAGGCCCCCGCCTACCTTCGGTCGTTTTGCGCCTCCTTCTCTGCCTCATAG
- a CDS encoding pyridoxal phosphate-dependent aminotransferase: MRVQLVPPGTGELTYEIRNIVNVAEKLQKCGVTINWENIGDPIVKGEQIPAWMKRIVADAVMQNDTWGYCHTRGVLKTREFICEQTNSRGGAHITPEDIIFFNGLGDAIAKIYGCLTPEARVLMPSPSYTTHTLGEIGHAHAPSLHFRLNPESGWAPDLEELRAQVRNNPGVCAIMIINPDNPTGMVYPRETLQAIVDIAREFGLFIIADEVYTKVVYNGQTTVPISDVIGDVPAISLKGISKEFPWPGSRCGWIEVYNGQSDDQFRKYINLILTAKMNEVCSTTLPQSVIPAIMQHPEYQTYLRERIALYETSSNITYNFLKEVPELLVNRTNGAFYMAVAFRDGVLNNRQSLPIADNEVRSLVESLVNQPGVSPDKRFVYYTLAATGICTVPLSSFATSLQGFRVTLLERDPAETERIYRTLAEKIRQYIAS; encoded by the coding sequence ATGCGCGTCCAACTCGTCCCCCCCGGTACCGGAGAACTGACCTACGAAATCAGGAATATCGTCAATGTCGCCGAGAAACTGCAGAAGTGCGGCGTCACCATCAACTGGGAAAACATCGGCGACCCCATCGTCAAGGGGGAGCAGATCCCGGCATGGATGAAGCGGATCGTGGCCGACGCCGTGATGCAGAATGACACCTGGGGTTACTGCCACACCCGCGGCGTGCTGAAGACCCGCGAGTTCATCTGCGAGCAGACCAACAGCCGCGGCGGCGCCCACATCACCCCCGAGGACATCATCTTCTTCAACGGCCTGGGCGACGCCATCGCCAAGATTTACGGCTGTCTCACCCCCGAGGCGCGGGTACTGATGCCTTCCCCCTCCTATACCACGCACACCCTCGGCGAGATCGGCCATGCCCATGCTCCGTCGCTCCATTTCCGTCTCAACCCGGAATCGGGATGGGCGCCGGACCTGGAGGAACTGCGGGCACAGGTACGCAACAACCCCGGCGTCTGCGCCATCATGATCATCAACCCCGACAATCCTACCGGCATGGTCTACCCCAGGGAAACCCTGCAGGCCATCGTCGATATCGCCCGGGAATTCGGCCTCTTCATCATCGCCGACGAGGTGTACACCAAGGTGGTCTACAACGGTCAGACCACCGTGCCGATCAGCGACGTTATCGGCGACGTGCCGGCCATCAGCCTGAAGGGGATTTCCAAGGAGTTCCCCTGGCCCGGCTCCCGCTGCGGCTGGATCGAGGTCTACAACGGCCAGTCCGATGACCAGTTCCGCAAGTACATCAACCTGATCCTCACCGCCAAGATGAACGAGGTCTGCTCCACCACCCTGCCCCAGAGCGTCATTCCGGCCATCATGCAACATCCGGAATACCAGACCTACCTGCGGGAGCGGATCGCCCTGTACGAAACCTCCAGCAACATCACGTACAACTTCTTGAAAGAAGTGCCGGAACTGCTGGTGAACCGCACCAACGGCGCCTTTTACATGGCCGTCGCCTTCAGGGACGGGGTGCTGAACAACCGCCAGAGCCTGCCGATCGCCGACAACGAGGTGCGCAGCCTGGTGGAGTCGCTGGTCAACCAGCCGGGGGTTTCGCCGGACAAGCGCTTTGTGTATTATACCCTGGCCGCCACCGGCATCTGCACCGTGCCGCTCTCCTCCTTCGCCACCAGCCTCCAAGGGTTCCGGGTGACGCTGCTGGAGCGCGACCCGGCGGAAACGGAGCGGATCTACCGGACCCTGGCGGAAAAAATTCGCCAGTATATCGCCTCCTAG
- the moaC gene encoding cyclic pyranopterin monophosphate synthase MoaC, with protein MEFNHFDSQGQAIMVDVSAKQPTLRTAVAEAVVSMSPPLAERVINSGSAKGDVLGVARLAGIAAVKRTPELIPLSHPLAVHHVAVEFLPDTAAGRIAIRCTVRAFERTGVEMEAMTGASVAALTVYDMVKGADKSVAIAGIRLLFKEGGKSGTYRREEVP; from the coding sequence ATGGAATTCAATCATTTCGACAGCCAGGGGCAGGCGATCATGGTGGATGTCAGCGCCAAGCAGCCGACCCTGCGCACCGCCGTTGCCGAGGCCGTGGTGAGCATGTCGCCCCCTCTTGCCGAACGGGTGATTAACAGCGGCAGCGCCAAGGGGGATGTGCTGGGGGTGGCCCGTCTGGCCGGCATTGCGGCGGTCAAGCGGACACCGGAGCTGATTCCCCTGTCCCACCCCCTGGCGGTCCACCATGTGGCGGTCGAATTCCTGCCCGACACCGCTGCCGGCCGTATCGCCATCCGCTGCACGGTGCGGGCCTTCGAGCGGACCGGCGTGGAGATGGAGGCGATGACCGGCGCCTCCGTGGCGGCCCTCACGGTCTACGATATGGTCAAGGGGGCGGACAAGAGCGTAGCGATCGCCGGAATCCGCCTGCTGTTCAAGGAAGGCGGCAAAAGCGGCACCTACCGGCGGGAGGAAGTGCCATGA
- the mog gene encoding molybdopterin adenylyltransferase, protein MRVAILTLSDKGSRGERQDASGPALAAWLTEQGCSVVATAILPDEQREIAAMLADWADRDRADLILTTGGTGVSPRDITPEATAAVVERVIPGIGELMRLRSLEVTKTAMLSRAMAGIRRQSLIINLPGSPKGAVECLEAVWQLIPHAVEKIRGDQRDCAGRF, encoded by the coding sequence ATGAGGGTAGCCATCCTGACCCTGAGCGACAAAGGTTCCCGGGGAGAGCGGCAGGATGCCAGCGGTCCGGCCCTGGCCGCCTGGTTGACGGAGCAGGGCTGCAGCGTTGTCGCCACCGCCATCCTGCCGGACGAGCAGCGGGAAATCGCCGCCATGCTTGCGGACTGGGCCGACCGGGACCGGGCCGACCTGATCCTGACCACCGGTGGCACCGGCGTCTCCCCCCGCGACATCACCCCGGAAGCCACGGCAGCGGTGGTGGAACGGGTCATCCCCGGCATCGGTGAACTGATGCGCCTGCGCTCCCTGGAGGTAACGAAGACTGCCATGCTTTCCCGGGCCATGGCCGGTATCCGGCGACAGAGCCTGATCATCAACCTCCCCGGCAGTCCCAAGGGGGCGGTGGAGTGCCTGGAAGCGGTCTGGCAGCTCATCCCCCACGCCGTGGAAAAGATTCGCGGCGACCAGCGCGACTGCGCCGGACGGTTCTGA
- the smc gene encoding chromosome segregation protein SMC — MRIKRLEIAGFKSFADRVVLDFQQGVTGVVGPNGCGKSNIVDAIRWCMGEQSAKNLRGKAMEDVIFAGSESRKPLGMAEVSLVFSTEDGRAPAKYLDFAEIQLTRRLYRDGESEYLLNKTPCRLLDITELFMDTGVGTRAYSIIEQGKIGQILHSRPEERRLLIEEAAGVTRYKARKQLALKKIESTRQNLLRLNDLIGEIRRQLGSLQRQAKKAEKFKEHRQELRDLELCSLLYRGRQVQAERAEAEQELARLNERMQSAFGAVTQAESRMEEDRLSILEAEKALNCAQEELYRWRSDGAACENGLQFRHKELTALEERLLRLDEELASLAFSTEGTVAQQTDTAARLQEIQQRLGEAEIELTTAQESLKEREAGFEAARAAVEQGRRELFTVMAEANRCRSQADALRKRQVALAEQRARYEQEQGGLSGRLAELTAQRTTLEAARSGLEQRRRDIAVAIETLTVREQQVKQQVPEAEKRWQQCHDELNRTVSRLKSLQELEAQFEGYGHGVRTLLKDAPLRQRLDGMLADRLEVPEELEAALEAVLGDRLQTVLCRAPDDALESLSYLRAKGGRAQLALPCGVVPALQQVADPRALPLLGRVTAPDSVRGLLARLLAETYRVDRLETALELGQQYPHATFVTTDGDLVTMGSLISGGSGEPVQSGIIHKKREIKALEERVGILEAALVEHDRERRELREAAQEIAQELAAARNDLHGAELELAGLTKDLHQTAGELERTGDRLKLNALDLDNLAEEAERLHEELETLTTTGGEADQRTRQLEAHLAEQGSGLEEQNQALALERERLTALRVSHATLREQIESLQRGTAAVASRLQELEQRFRQRTEERSAARDQRQTLLQEIETEEVRLKELLARQLQLEERLRALREAYEAAGARLAESDAAARTCRAESEAVRQQQVAATLRCSSLTLQLDNLDQNLQERHRLSLADQEGHPDVSTFDEAAARLRQQELERVLEELGDVNLMAIEEYAGMEERHRFLAEQKADLEESVQDLQQAIQKINKTTRKRFFDTFTQVNAQFSEIFPRLFCGGRAELRLTDEQDLLETGIDIIVQPPGKKLSNVMLLSGGEKALTAVALIFAIFLIKPTPFCLLDEVDAPLDDANIGRFNEMVREMSAISQFIIITHNKTTMAVADTLYGVTMEEPGASRLVSVKLH, encoded by the coding sequence GTGAGAATCAAACGCCTCGAAATAGCAGGGTTTAAAAGCTTCGCCGACCGGGTGGTGCTGGACTTCCAGCAGGGGGTCACCGGCGTGGTGGGTCCCAACGGCTGCGGCAAGTCCAACATTGTGGATGCTATCCGCTGGTGCATGGGGGAGCAATCGGCCAAGAACCTGCGCGGCAAGGCGATGGAGGACGTCATCTTCGCCGGCAGCGAGTCCCGTAAACCCCTGGGGATGGCCGAAGTTTCCCTGGTCTTCTCCACGGAGGACGGCCGGGCCCCTGCCAAATACCTCGATTTTGCAGAAATTCAGCTTACCCGCCGTCTCTACCGGGACGGCGAAAGCGAATACCTGCTGAACAAGACCCCCTGCCGTCTGCTGGACATCACCGAACTGTTCATGGATACCGGCGTCGGTACCCGCGCCTACTCCATCATCGAACAGGGCAAGATCGGCCAGATTCTCCACTCCCGCCCCGAAGAGCGGCGGCTGCTGATCGAGGAGGCGGCCGGCGTCACCCGCTACAAGGCCCGCAAGCAGCTGGCTCTGAAAAAGATTGAAAGCACCCGCCAGAACCTGCTGCGCTTAAACGACCTGATCGGCGAGATCAGGCGCCAGTTGGGCTCGCTGCAGCGCCAGGCCAAGAAGGCGGAAAAGTTCAAGGAGCACCGGCAGGAACTGCGCGACCTGGAGCTGTGCTCCCTGCTGTACCGCGGCCGCCAGGTGCAGGCCGAGCGGGCCGAGGCGGAACAGGAGTTGGCCCGCCTGAACGAGCGGATGCAGAGCGCCTTTGGCGCCGTGACCCAGGCGGAAAGCCGGATGGAGGAGGATCGACTTTCCATCCTTGAGGCGGAAAAAGCGCTGAACTGCGCCCAGGAGGAGCTGTACCGCTGGCGGAGTGACGGTGCTGCCTGCGAAAACGGTCTGCAGTTCCGCCACAAAGAACTGACGGCACTGGAGGAGCGGCTGCTCCGCCTGGATGAGGAGCTGGCCTCCCTGGCTTTCAGCACGGAAGGCACGGTAGCCCAGCAGACCGACACCGCCGCACGTCTTCAGGAAATCCAGCAACGGCTCGGCGAAGCTGAGATTGAGCTGACCACTGCCCAGGAATCGCTGAAGGAACGGGAGGCCGGCTTTGAAGCAGCACGCGCTGCCGTTGAACAGGGGCGCCGGGAACTCTTCACCGTCATGGCCGAGGCAAACCGCTGCCGCAGCCAGGCCGACGCCCTCAGAAAGCGGCAGGTGGCCCTTGCGGAGCAGCGGGCGCGGTACGAACAGGAACAGGGCGGCCTCAGCGGGCGGCTGGCGGAGCTGACCGCACAGCGTACCACCCTGGAGGCGGCCCGGTCCGGGCTGGAGCAGCGTCGCCGCGACATCGCCGTTGCCATCGAAACCCTTACGGTGCGGGAACAGCAGGTGAAGCAGCAGGTACCTGAGGCGGAGAAACGCTGGCAGCAGTGCCACGACGAGTTGAACCGGACCGTGTCCCGTCTGAAGTCGCTGCAGGAGCTGGAGGCCCAGTTCGAGGGGTACGGCCACGGTGTCCGGACCCTGCTGAAGGATGCACCGCTACGCCAACGCCTGGACGGGATGCTGGCGGATCGCCTGGAGGTACCGGAGGAGCTTGAGGCGGCCCTTGAAGCGGTTCTGGGAGACCGCCTGCAGACGGTCCTCTGCCGCGCACCGGACGATGCCCTGGAAAGCCTGTCCTACCTCCGCGCCAAGGGCGGCCGGGCGCAGCTGGCCCTGCCGTGCGGCGTCGTGCCCGCTCTTCAGCAGGTCGCCGACCCCCGGGCCCTGCCACTGCTGGGTCGGGTCACGGCACCGGATTCGGTACGGGGACTGCTGGCCCGCCTGCTGGCTGAGACCTACCGGGTGGACCGGCTGGAAACCGCTCTTGAGCTGGGGCAGCAGTATCCCCATGCCACCTTTGTCACGACCGACGGCGACCTGGTGACCATGGGCAGCCTGATCAGCGGCGGCTCCGGCGAACCGGTGCAGTCCGGCATCATCCACAAAAAGCGGGAGATCAAGGCGCTGGAGGAGCGAGTCGGTATCCTTGAGGCCGCGCTGGTGGAGCACGACCGGGAACGGCGGGAGTTGCGGGAAGCAGCCCAGGAGATCGCCCAGGAACTGGCAGCTGCCCGGAACGACCTGCACGGCGCGGAACTGGAACTGGCCGGTTTGACCAAGGATCTGCACCAGACGGCCGGCGAACTGGAGCGGACCGGTGATCGACTGAAGCTGAACGCCCTTGACCTGGACAACCTCGCCGAGGAGGCGGAACGGCTCCATGAGGAGCTGGAGACCCTGACCACCACCGGCGGGGAAGCGGACCAGCGCACCCGGCAGCTTGAGGCGCACCTGGCCGAGCAGGGAAGCGGCCTGGAGGAGCAAAATCAGGCGTTGGCACTGGAGCGGGAACGGCTGACGGCCCTGCGGGTCTCCCATGCGACCCTGCGGGAGCAGATCGAATCGCTGCAGCGGGGTACCGCCGCCGTGGCGTCCCGGCTCCAGGAGTTGGAGCAGCGCTTCCGCCAGCGCACCGAGGAACGCTCCGCAGCCCGTGATCAACGGCAGACCCTGCTGCAGGAAATCGAAACCGAAGAGGTCCGGCTCAAGGAGCTCCTGGCACGGCAACTTCAGCTGGAGGAGCGTCTCCGTGCCCTGCGGGAGGCGTACGAGGCCGCCGGCGCCCGGCTGGCGGAGAGCGATGCCGCGGCGCGGACCTGCCGGGCGGAGAGCGAAGCGGTTCGCCAGCAACAGGTGGCGGCGACCCTGCGCTGCTCATCGCTCACCCTGCAGCTTGATAACCTGGACCAGAATCTACAGGAGCGGCACCGGCTCTCCCTGGCCGACCAGGAGGGACACCCCGACGTCAGCACCTTCGACGAAGCCGCGGCCCGGCTCCGCCAGCAGGAGTTGGAGCGGGTTCTGGAGGAGCTGGGGGATGTCAACCTGATGGCCATTGAGGAGTATGCCGGCATGGAGGAACGCCATCGCTTTCTGGCGGAGCAGAAGGCCGACCTCGAAGAGTCGGTGCAGGACCTGCAGCAGGCGATCCAGAAGATCAACAAAACCACCCGCAAGCGCTTTTTCGACACCTTCACCCAGGTCAACGCCCAGTTCAGCGAGATTTTCCCCCGCCTGTTCTGCGGCGGCCGGGCCGAACTGCGCCTCACCGACGAGCAGGACCTGTTGGAGACCGGCATCGACATCATCGTGCAGCCGCCGGGCAAAAAACTGTCAAACGTCATGCTGCTCTCCGGAGGAGAGAAAGCCCTGACTGCCGTGGCACTGATCTTCGCCATCTTCCTGATCAAGCCGACCCCGTTCTGCCTGCTGGACGAGGTGGATGCCCCCCTGGACGACGCCAACATCGGCCGCTTCAACGAAATGGTGCGGGAGATGAGCGCCATTTCCCAGTTCATCATCATCACCCACAACAAAACCACCATGGCCGTGGCCGACACCCTCTACGGCGTCACCATGGAGGAGCCCGGCGCATCGCGGCTCGTCTCGGTCAAACTCCATTAA
- a CDS encoding roadblock/LC7 domain-containing protein: MPFRAILKDLVDAVPHAVGAILVDWEGEAVQEYCHCTPYDIRFVAAHQGVVLARLRDSHRRNLGGSIEEVCMSSEHQHLLIRVIDPDYSLVVQLQRPASLASARYHAVRAIERIREVL, encoded by the coding sequence ATGCCGTTTCGAGCGATTCTGAAGGATCTGGTGGACGCGGTTCCCCATGCCGTCGGCGCCATCCTGGTGGACTGGGAGGGAGAAGCGGTGCAGGAATACTGCCACTGCACCCCCTACGACATCCGCTTCGTCGCCGCTCACCAGGGGGTGGTGCTGGCACGCTTGCGGGACAGCCACCGTCGCAACCTGGGTGGCAGCATCGAGGAGGTCTGCATGTCGTCGGAACATCAGCATCTGCTGATCCGGGTGATTGACCCCGACTACTCGCTGGTAGTGCAACTGCAGCGTCCCGCGTCGCTGGCCTCGGCCCGCTACCATGCTGTCAGGGCCATAGAACGGATTCGAGAGGTACTGTAA
- the ftsY gene encoding signal recognition particle-docking protein FtsY, with the protein MSDEQGGFFKGLLKRVTGAPAPAEPPEPGTAPPATPEAPGFFTRLKNGLKKTTDGLVGRIDALVLGKKEINADTLEELEEILITSDIGVATTVELIRALEQRLSRQELKDGQALKSALKEELLSRLLACHQSFRPEGATPFVVLVVGVNGVGKTTTIGKLAARYAAEGKRVLLAAGDTFRAAAAEQLVVWGERAGVEVIRHQEGADPSAVAFDACKAAVARKTDLLIIDTAGRLHTKVNLMEEMKKIRRVIEREIPGAPHETLLVLDAATGQNALSQARLFKEAAGVSGLALTKLDGTAKGGIIVAISRECALPVRFIGIGESVDDLRDFDPQEFVNALFQA; encoded by the coding sequence ATGAGTGATGAACAAGGCGGTTTTTTCAAGGGGCTGCTGAAACGGGTCACGGGAGCGCCAGCCCCTGCCGAGCCGCCGGAGCCGGGGACTGCGCCGCCCGCCACGCCGGAAGCGCCGGGCTTCTTCACCCGCCTGAAAAACGGGCTGAAAAAGACCACCGATGGTCTGGTGGGGCGGATCGATGCGCTGGTACTGGGCAAAAAGGAGATTAATGCGGACACCCTGGAGGAGTTGGAGGAAATTCTGATCACCTCCGATATCGGTGTTGCGACCACGGTGGAACTGATCCGGGCCCTTGAGCAACGCCTGTCCCGTCAGGAACTGAAGGACGGCCAGGCCCTGAAGTCGGCCCTGAAGGAGGAACTGCTCAGCCGTCTGCTGGCCTGTCACCAGTCCTTCCGGCCCGAGGGGGCCACTCCCTTCGTGGTGCTGGTAGTGGGGGTGAACGGCGTCGGCAAGACCACCACCATCGGCAAGCTGGCAGCGCGGTACGCCGCAGAAGGGAAACGGGTACTGCTGGCGGCGGGAGACACCTTCCGGGCAGCGGCGGCCGAACAGCTTGTCGTCTGGGGGGAACGGGCCGGCGTCGAGGTGATCCGCCACCAGGAGGGGGCCGATCCCTCGGCGGTGGCCTTCGATGCCTGCAAGGCGGCCGTGGCGCGGAAAACCGACCTGCTGATCATCGACACCGCCGGCCGGTTGCACACCAAGGTGAACCTGATGGAGGAAATGAAGAAAATCCGGCGGGTGATCGAGCGGGAGATTCCCGGTGCACCCCACGAAACCCTGCTGGTGCTGGACGCCGCCACCGGTCAGAACGCCCTCTCCCAGGCCCGTCTGTTCAAGGAGGCGGCCGGCGTCTCCGGCCTGGCCCTGACCAAGCTGGACGGCACTGCCAAAGGCGGTATCATTGTGGCCATTTCCCGCGAATGCGCCCTGCCGGTCCGCTTCATCGGTATCGGCGAATCGGTTGACGACCTGCGGGACTTTGATCCACAGGAGTTTGTCAATGCCCTCTTCCAGGCATAG
- a CDS encoding cell division protein ZapB, producing the protein MGTDLFEKLETKIGELVARHGALKEENLRLAEENTRLMQERETLKERIDAILSKLDDL; encoded by the coding sequence ATGGGAACTGATTTGTTTGAAAAGCTGGAGACGAAAATCGGTGAGCTGGTGGCCCGCCACGGCGCACTGAAAGAAGAAAACCTGCGACTGGCCGAGGAGAACACTCGGCTCATGCAGGAGCGCGAAACGCTCAAGGAGCGCATCGACGCCATCCTGAGCAAGCTCGACGATCTGTAG
- a CDS encoding cell division protein ZapA, producing MKTTYQLTVLGRDIPVRSSAPEEQVRAVETFVNSRLADIQNRMAVADSQLVAILALLNLAEAYLEQQAAPRTDTAALDARIHRLLERLETALETPGLFRET from the coding sequence ATGAAGACGACCTATCAACTGACCGTGCTGGGACGGGACATTCCGGTCAGGAGCTCGGCACCCGAGGAGCAGGTGCGGGCGGTCGAAACCTTTGTCAACTCCCGTCTTGCCGATATACAAAACCGTATGGCGGTGGCGGATTCCCAGCTGGTGGCGATCCTGGCTCTGTTGAATCTCGCCGAGGCCTACCTGGAGCAGCAGGCAGCTCCCCGGACGGACACAGCCGCTCTCGACGCCCGGATACACCGTCTGCTGGAGCGCCTTGAAACAGCGCTGGAAACCCCCGGTCTCTTCAGGGAGACTTGA
- a CDS encoding 5-formyltetrahydrofolate cyclo-ligase, producing MPKTSLRRTLLRCRGEMEPGAWRQASRSAQERLLNLDLFAQAGCIALYAPIRNEIDTALLHAEALRNGKRVFYPRICGEEMLFAEVTDRTPLEPGAFGIPEPCAVGRGYPADIADLLVIPGVAFDHVGHRIGFGKGYYDRCLARLSRPVALVGLCHDFQLLERLPAEGHDIRMQYVVTDQRLIDSRNRPSERPDDHIGGGQKT from the coding sequence ATGCCCAAAACCAGCCTGAGGCGTACCTTGCTGCGCTGCCGCGGCGAGATGGAACCGGGTGCCTGGCGACAGGCGAGCCGCAGTGCTCAGGAGCGGCTGCTGAACCTTGATCTGTTCGCCCAGGCCGGCTGCATCGCCCTGTATGCGCCGATCCGCAACGAGATCGACACCGCGTTGCTGCACGCGGAGGCGCTACGTAACGGCAAGCGGGTTTTCTACCCCCGCATCTGCGGTGAGGAGATGCTCTTTGCGGAGGTAACGGACCGCACTCCTCTGGAGCCGGGAGCGTTCGGCATCCCCGAACCCTGCGCCGTCGGCAGGGGATATCCGGCCGATATCGCGGACCTGCTGGTGATACCAGGGGTTGCCTTCGATCATGTCGGTCACCGGATCGGTTTCGGCAAGGGATACTACGACCGGTGTCTCGCCCGCCTGTCCAGGCCGGTGGCACTGGTGGGCCTGTGTCACGATTTTCAGCTGCTGGAGCGGCTGCCCGCCGAAGGCCACGATATCAGGATGCAGTATGTTGTGACGGACCAGCGGCTTATCGACAGCAGGAACCGGCCCTCCGAGCGGCCGGATGATCATATAGGAGGAGGACAGAAAACATGA